The DNA region CGCCCCAGGGCAGCGTGATGGTGCGGAAGGGGTTGCGGATGCGCAGCCGGTCCTCGTTGGCGAAGACGGCGGGCCGCAGGGTGAAGGCGACGACGAGGGGCACCGCGAAGAGCAGTCCGGCGAGGGCCACCCACGGGGTGCGTCCCTCGCCACGGAACAGCGCGTCGACGCCGAGCCAGGTGCCGATCGCGAGCAGCAGGACGCCTCCGGCGATGGCTCCGTGGGACCGGTAGGCGCGGTCTTTGTAGGCCGGGTCGGACTGGGCGGACTGGGCGGAGTGGTCGGCCTGGGCGGACCGGTCGACCTGAGGAGCTGCGGCAGTCGGCTTGACCGAGGCAGCATCAGCCTCTTCCGGCGTGGCGGCCTTCGTCGGGGCCGCGGCCTTCTCCGGGGCGGCGGCCTTCTCCGGGGCGGCGGCCTTCTCCGAAGCGGCCGACGTCTCGGGCTCGGCCGGCTTGCCCGGGGCGGCCGGCTTGCCCGGGGCGGCCGAGGTCTCCGGATCGGCCGGGCTCGCCGGGGCCGCCGGGGCCGCCGGGGTCACCGGGTCCTGCTCCGCCGGAGTGGGCTGCGGGTCGCTCGTCATGGGCCTGATTCTGCCTGACGTGATGCCGTCGGCCGCGCGCGGCGGGGGTATGGGGATTGGTCCAGACCTAGTACGGTCGAGGGTTGTCATGTACGCCGACAATCCAGCGGCGACCCGAACGCACCGGCGCCACCCGAACCCCTGAGGAGCCACCCGCACGCCACACCCCCGAGGAGAGCCATGACCCCCACAGAACGAGGAACCAGGAGAACGCCAGGAGTCTTACGAAGAGCGACCGAGGCCACGCGCGGCCGCACCGCCGCCCTGCTCGTCGCCCTGCTGCTCCCCCTGTCCCTGCTCACCGCCCTGACGGCGACCCCCGCGCACGCGGCGGGCACGCTCACCGCGACCTTCACGACGGAGGGCAGCGGCTCGTCCTGGCAGGGCAAGTACGTCGTCCGCAACAGCGGCTCCGCCCCGTCCACGGCCTGGACGCTGGAGTTCGACCTGCCGCCCGGCGTCACCGTCAGCGGCCACACCCACGGCGAGGCGACCGTTTCGGGCAGCCACGTCACCGTGAAGAACGCGTACTACAACGGCCGGGTCCCGGCGGGCGGCTCGACCGAGCCGTACAGCTACACGTTCACGGGCCGGGGCCCGGTCGGGACGCCGACGGGCTGCACCGTCAACGGCGACAAGTGCGACGGCACGCCGGACAAGCCCCCGACGGCGCCCGGCGCCCCGACGGTGACCACCGCCACGTCCCGCACGATCTCCCTGACCTGGCCCCCGGCCGGGGCGGGCGACTACCCGGTCACCAAGTACGAGGTCCTGAGCGGCTCCAGCGTGGTGGCGACCTCGGCGACGAACAGCGCGACGGTCACCGACCTGACCCCGGCCACCCGCTACACCTTCACCGTCCGCGCCAAGGACCGGCGCGACAACACCAGCCCGGAGAGCCCCCAGGTCACCGCGACGACCGTCGACCCGGCGACCGACCCGACTCCGCCGACCGCGCCGGGCAATCTGCGCGCCACCGGCAAGACGCAGGTCTCGGCGACCCTGGCCTGGGAGAAGTCGA from Streptomyces flavofungini includes:
- a CDS encoding PH domain-containing protein; amino-acid sequence: MTSDPQPTPAEQDPVTPAAPAAPASPADPETSAAPGKPAAPGKPAEPETSAASEKAAAPEKAAAPEKAAAPTKAATPEEADAASVKPTAAAPQVDRSAQADHSAQSAQSDPAYKDRAYRSHGAIAGGVLLLAIGTWLGVDALFRGEGRTPWVALAGLLFAVPLVVAFTLRPAVFANEDRLRIRNPFRTITLPWGAISGLRSGYSNEVFTQDGTKYQLWAIPVSLRGRKKAARRHAQQVAADDPAASRVRPGARGTTQPHARDAGDQSMDDLREIAERREGAEAAQGEPVVHWAYEILAPSAAGAVLLAVLLAVG